A genomic window from Struthio camelus isolate bStrCam1 chromosome 2, bStrCam1.hap1, whole genome shotgun sequence includes:
- the LOC104141623 gene encoding uncharacterized protein isoform X1, whose protein sequence is MAKADDTMEMPTLGRPFQLGMLYDCRKEILIPGISLWDLDTVQKNVDVKPQHKSEFKIIASDSMEDKTSALGIKASLQVSFLSGMADVSGSAEYLRDTKRSKHQARVTLQYSATTQFKQLTMNQLGRQNISYPDVFDQGTATHVVTAVLYGAQAFFVFDREVSENEDFQDIQGRLELTISKISQTKIEGEASGKMDEKDKSFTEKFSCRFHGDFALESNPVTYQDAMQVYATLPKMLGANGEKAVPMRVWLYPLTKLDAKAACLVREISLALVFDAQTALEQLAELDMQCNDLQRNPVASSFPQIKNKLQQFKDLCKQHRQAFQKELAGVLPSIRGGEEEEEALVDVLTCYKQSPFNTQQLKEFLDKKEREMTFVKAHLSLLKDLAVVSSQNELDEIVLDPMNRFVISFTFTALHEEEPYLSSLKLWLQTRFTSNTQDLASVASESEKTKTKMWFEDRLRNQSARKAAKILSEFVQANKANEKIRFVVSSISDKANPGASIYLYEDGELVNTNFEPPAIPHPPTAGRIKHDSIQLTFKPSDYGKAAITHYRVEYRLVGQESWMGLETADTQGTFTVTGLHANSEYQFRYAAVSKPGFSANSNSSNAVKTLPTSPPRQPLPTITDSSAITLSWETPAVVGQGARIREYRVEYREVGDLSHRGEGKWKEQLTGKKVESCKVGGLKPQTLYSFRVSALCADMAGSDPSKEASIMTAEAVSQMFLNNSCLVEKGQPTVYTLPLEKVENSFEFPHLKYMLGAENLQAPKKVIMVMGATGSGKTTLINGMINYILGVQWEDSFRFKLIHETTNRSQAESQTSEVIAYEVNFRTGFKVPYNLTIIDTPGFGDTRGIEQDKLITEQIRDSFSTPGGTDQIDIICVVVQASLARLTHAQKYVFDSVLSIFGKDVKNNIQVLVTFADGQTPPVLEAIKTAEVPCAKDAKGNPVHFKFNNSSLFAHNAGADDSSSDFDAMFWKMGAISMQKFFQFLSTVESRSLTLTKEVLQERKELEVAVEGLQPQIKAALTKLEELKKTQETLEHHKDEMEANKNFEYEVQKIVPVQKDISKTGQYITNCQNCHYTCHYPCKISNDINKHSCAAIEKISGCCTVCPRKCCWNNHFNQKYKFEYEVVKEKQTYAQLKEKYEKAHGKVLSAKNLVEKLQEEYKEVRERLLGLITRSSESLQRLQEIALKPNPLSTPEYIDMLIKSEEHELKPGYMERIQSLKDVRQAAEIIQKIANKEELLPGEKAMYESMQTQQSSPEKQAEKNPSKGSKLKLLRRMT, encoded by the exons ATGGCCAAAGCAGATGACACCATGGAGATGCCGACGCTGGGACGCCCCTTCCAGCTGGGGATGCTGTACGACTGCCGCAAGGAGATCCTCATCCCGG GCATTTCTTTATGGGATCTGGACACAGTCCAGAAGAATGTAGATGTAAAGCCACAGCACAAGTCAGAGTTTAAGATCATTGCATCTGATTCCATGGAGGACAAGACCTCTGCCCTCGGTATCAAGGCATCCTTGCAAGTCAGTTTTCTCTCTGGCATGGCTGATGTGAGCGGCTCTGCAGAATATTTAAGGGATACCAAGAGGTCCAAACACCAGGCCCGGGTCACCCTCCAGTACTCAGCCACAACACAGTTCAAGCAGCTGACAATGAACCAACTGGGGCGGCAAAACATCTCTTACCCTGATGTGTTTGACCAAGGCACAGCCACCCACGTGGTCACAGCTGTGCTGTACGGGGCACAAGCTTTCTTTGTGTTTGATCGGgaagtttctgaaaatgaagacttTCAAGACATACAGGGGAGGCTGGAGCTCACTATTAGTAAAATATCACAGACCAAAATAGAAGGGGAAGCATCAGGCAAAATGGATGAAAAGGACAAATCGTTCACTGAAAAGTTCAGCTGCCGGTTTCATGGTGACTTTGCTCTTGAGAGTAACCCAGTTACGTACCAAGATGCCATGCAAGTTTATGCCACCCTCCCCAAGATGCTGGGAGCGAATGGGGAGAAGGCTGTGCCCATGAGAGTCTGGCTGTACCCCCTGACAAAGCTGGACGCCAAAGCAGCGTGCCTGGTCCGCGAGATCAGCTTAGCACTGGTCTTTGATGCCCAAACTGCCTTAGAGCAACTGGCAGAGCTGGACATGCAGTGCAACGACCTGCAGAGGAACCCAGTGGCCAGCAGCTTCCCCCAAATCAAGAACAAACTGCAGCAGTTCAAAGATCTCTGCAAGCAGCACCGACAGGCTTTCCAAAAGGAGCTGGCAGGGGTCTTACCATCCATCCGcggaggggaagaagaggaagaagcccTGGTGGATGTTTTAACTTGCTATAAACAGTCACCCTTCAACACCCAACAGCTCAAGGAGTTCCTGGATAAAAAGGAGCGGGAAATGACTTTTGTGAAAGCCCATCTTTCTCTCCTCAAGGATCTGGCAGTTGTGTCCTCCCAGAACGAGCTGGATGAAATTGTACTTGACCCGATGAATCGCTTTGTAATTTCCTTTACTTTCACAGCCTTACATGAAGAGGAGCCATATCTGTCCAGTCTGAAGCTTTGGCTTCAGACCAGATTCACCAGCAACACTCAGGATTTGGCATCAGTCGCTTCTGAGAgcgagaaaacaaaaacaaaaatgtggtTTGAGGACAGACTGAGAAACCAAAGTGCCCGCAAAGCGGCAAAAATCCTTTCAGAGTTTGTCCAGGCCAACAAAGCTAATGAGAAGATTCGATTTGTCGTGTCCTCCATCTCAGACAAGGCCAATCCAGGAGCATCAATTTACTTGTACGAGGATGGAGAGCTGGTCAACACCAACTTTGAGCCTCCTGCAATACCTCATCCTCCCACGGCAGGCAGGATTAAACATGACAGCATACAACTCACGTTCAAACCATCTGACTATGGAAAGGCTGCAATAACCCACTACCGGGTGGAGTACAGATTAGTTGGGCAGGAGAGCTGGATGGGCCTGGAAACAGCAGACACACAGGGGACATTCACTGTGACAGGATTGCATGCCAACTCGGAGTACCAGTTCCGGTATGCTGCAGTGAGCAAGCCAGGGTTCAGCGCGAACAGCAACAGCAGTAACGCTGTGAAGACACTTCCCACCAGTCCCCCTAGGCAGCCTCTCCCCACTATCACAGACTCATCTGCAATAACGCTCTCCTGGGAGACACCAGCTGTTGTTGGACAAGGTGCCCGCATAAGAGAGTACCGGGTGGAGTACAGAGAGGTAGGAGATCTGAGTCACCGGGGAGAGGGAAAATGGAAAGAGCAACTGACAGGCAAGAAAGTAGAGAGCTGTAAGGTTGGGGGCCTGAAGCCTCAGACTCTCTACAGCTTCCGCGTGTCAGCTCTGTGTGCAGACATGGCTGGCAGTGACCCCAGCAAAGAGGCATCCATTATGACAGCAGAGGCAGTATCTCAGATGTTCCTCAATAACAGCTGTCTAGTAGAAAAAGGGCAGCCTACAGTTTACACCCTGCCCCTAGAGAAGGTAGAAAACAGTTTTGAATTCCCTCATTTGAAATACATGCTGGGAGCAGAGAACCTACAGGCCCCCAAAAAGGTCATCATGGTGATGGGAGCCACAGGCTCTGGGAAGACCACCCTCATCAACGGGATGATCAACTACATCCTGGGAGTGCAATGGGAAGACAGCTTCAGGTTCAAACTGATCCACGAAACCACAAACAGAAGCCAAGCAGAGAGTCAGACATCAGAAGTGATAGCCTACGAAGTGAATTTCAGAACAGGTTTCAAAGTCCCCTACAACCTGACCATAATAGACACCCCAGGATTTGGCGATACCAGGGGAATAGAGCAGGACAAACTGATAACAGAACAGATCCGGGATTCCTTCTCCACCCCAGGGGGCACCGACCAAATAGACATCATCTGCGTTGTTGTTCAAGCTTCACTTGCCCGCTTGACGCACGCCCAGAAATACGTATTTGACTCAGTGCTCTCCATCTTTGGGAAGGATGTAAAAAACAACATCCAAGTCCTGGTCACCTTTGCAGATGGGCAGACCCCGCCTGTGCTAGAAGCCATTAAAACTGCTGAGGTGCCCTGTGCCAAAGATGCCAAGGGGAACCCTGTGCATTTCAAATTCAATAATTCCTCCCTGTTTGCCCACAACGCTGGAGCAGATGACAGCAGCTCTGACTTTGATGCAATGTTCTGGAAAATGGGAGCCATCAGCATGCAGAAATTCTTTCAGTTTCTAAGCACTGTGGAAAGCAGAAGTCTAACGCTGACGAAGGAAGTCCTCCAAGAGCGGAAGGAACTCGAGGTGGCTGTAGAAGGGCTACAGCCACAAATCAAAGCTGCACTGACAAAGCTAGAGGAGCTGAAGAAAACACAAGAAACTCTGGAGCACCACAAAGATGAGATGGAGGCAAATAAGAACTTTGAATATGAGGTACAGAAAATAGTGCCTGTGCAGAAAGACATTTCTAAGACTGGGCAATACATAACAAATTGCCAAAATTGTCACTACACTTGTCACTATCCTTGCAAGATCTCAAACGATATCAACAAGCATTCCTGTGCAGCAATAGAAAAGATCTCAGGCTGTTGTACCGTGTGTCCTAGGAAGTGTTGCTGGAACAATCACTTCAATCAGAAGTATAAGTTTGAGTATGAAGTTGTAAAAGAGAAACAGACCTATGCACAGCTGAAGGAGAAGTATGAGAAGGCACACGGCAAGGTGTTATCTGCCAAGAATCTGGTTGAGAAGCTGCAAGAGGAATATAAAGAAGTGAGAGAGAGACTGCTAGGCCTCATTACTAGATCTTCAGAGAGTCTCCAGCGCCTGCAAGAAATTGCCCTGAAGCCCAACCCGCTCTCCACTCCGGAATACATTGATATGCTGATCAAGTCAGAAGAGCACGAGCTGAAGCCTGGGTACATGGAACGAATACAGTCTCTCAAGGATGTGAGGCAGGCAGCTGAAATCATACAGAAGATTGCAAATAAAGAAGAACTGTTGCCTGGAGAGAAGGCTATGTATGAGAGCATGCAAACTCAACAATCTTCTccggaaaaacaagcagaaaaaaacccatccaAAGGTTCAAAACTCAAGCTACTCAGGAGGATGACGTAA
- the LOC104141623 gene encoding uncharacterized protein isoform X2, whose translation MEDKTSALGIKASLQVSFLSGMADVSGSAEYLRDTKRSKHQARVTLQYSATTQFKQLTMNQLGRQNISYPDVFDQGTATHVVTAVLYGAQAFFVFDREVSENEDFQDIQGRLELTISKISQTKIEGEASGKMDEKDKSFTEKFSCRFHGDFALESNPVTYQDAMQVYATLPKMLGANGEKAVPMRVWLYPLTKLDAKAACLVREISLALVFDAQTALEQLAELDMQCNDLQRNPVASSFPQIKNKLQQFKDLCKQHRQAFQKELAGVLPSIRGGEEEEEALVDVLTCYKQSPFNTQQLKEFLDKKEREMTFVKAHLSLLKDLAVVSSQNELDEIVLDPMNRFVISFTFTALHEEEPYLSSLKLWLQTRFTSNTQDLASVASESEKTKTKMWFEDRLRNQSARKAAKILSEFVQANKANEKIRFVVSSISDKANPGASIYLYEDGELVNTNFEPPAIPHPPTAGRIKHDSIQLTFKPSDYGKAAITHYRVEYRLVGQESWMGLETADTQGTFTVTGLHANSEYQFRYAAVSKPGFSANSNSSNAVKTLPTSPPRQPLPTITDSSAITLSWETPAVVGQGARIREYRVEYREVGDLSHRGEGKWKEQLTGKKVESCKVGGLKPQTLYSFRVSALCADMAGSDPSKEASIMTAEAVSQMFLNNSCLVEKGQPTVYTLPLEKVENSFEFPHLKYMLGAENLQAPKKVIMVMGATGSGKTTLINGMINYILGVQWEDSFRFKLIHETTNRSQAESQTSEVIAYEVNFRTGFKVPYNLTIIDTPGFGDTRGIEQDKLITEQIRDSFSTPGGTDQIDIICVVVQASLARLTHAQKYVFDSVLSIFGKDVKNNIQVLVTFADGQTPPVLEAIKTAEVPCAKDAKGNPVHFKFNNSSLFAHNAGADDSSSDFDAMFWKMGAISMQKFFQFLSTVESRSLTLTKEVLQERKELEVAVEGLQPQIKAALTKLEELKKTQETLEHHKDEMEANKNFEYEVQKIVPVQKDISKTGQYITNCQNCHYTCHYPCKISNDINKHSCAAIEKISGCCTVCPRKCCWNNHFNQKYKFEYEVVKEKQTYAQLKEKYEKAHGKVLSAKNLVEKLQEEYKEVRERLLGLITRSSESLQRLQEIALKPNPLSTPEYIDMLIKSEEHELKPGYMERIQSLKDVRQAAEIIQKIANKEELLPGEKAMYESMQTQQSSPEKQAEKNPSKGSKLKLLRRMT comes from the coding sequence ATGGAGGACAAGACCTCTGCCCTCGGTATCAAGGCATCCTTGCAAGTCAGTTTTCTCTCTGGCATGGCTGATGTGAGCGGCTCTGCAGAATATTTAAGGGATACCAAGAGGTCCAAACACCAGGCCCGGGTCACCCTCCAGTACTCAGCCACAACACAGTTCAAGCAGCTGACAATGAACCAACTGGGGCGGCAAAACATCTCTTACCCTGATGTGTTTGACCAAGGCACAGCCACCCACGTGGTCACAGCTGTGCTGTACGGGGCACAAGCTTTCTTTGTGTTTGATCGGgaagtttctgaaaatgaagacttTCAAGACATACAGGGGAGGCTGGAGCTCACTATTAGTAAAATATCACAGACCAAAATAGAAGGGGAAGCATCAGGCAAAATGGATGAAAAGGACAAATCGTTCACTGAAAAGTTCAGCTGCCGGTTTCATGGTGACTTTGCTCTTGAGAGTAACCCAGTTACGTACCAAGATGCCATGCAAGTTTATGCCACCCTCCCCAAGATGCTGGGAGCGAATGGGGAGAAGGCTGTGCCCATGAGAGTCTGGCTGTACCCCCTGACAAAGCTGGACGCCAAAGCAGCGTGCCTGGTCCGCGAGATCAGCTTAGCACTGGTCTTTGATGCCCAAACTGCCTTAGAGCAACTGGCAGAGCTGGACATGCAGTGCAACGACCTGCAGAGGAACCCAGTGGCCAGCAGCTTCCCCCAAATCAAGAACAAACTGCAGCAGTTCAAAGATCTCTGCAAGCAGCACCGACAGGCTTTCCAAAAGGAGCTGGCAGGGGTCTTACCATCCATCCGcggaggggaagaagaggaagaagcccTGGTGGATGTTTTAACTTGCTATAAACAGTCACCCTTCAACACCCAACAGCTCAAGGAGTTCCTGGATAAAAAGGAGCGGGAAATGACTTTTGTGAAAGCCCATCTTTCTCTCCTCAAGGATCTGGCAGTTGTGTCCTCCCAGAACGAGCTGGATGAAATTGTACTTGACCCGATGAATCGCTTTGTAATTTCCTTTACTTTCACAGCCTTACATGAAGAGGAGCCATATCTGTCCAGTCTGAAGCTTTGGCTTCAGACCAGATTCACCAGCAACACTCAGGATTTGGCATCAGTCGCTTCTGAGAgcgagaaaacaaaaacaaaaatgtggtTTGAGGACAGACTGAGAAACCAAAGTGCCCGCAAAGCGGCAAAAATCCTTTCAGAGTTTGTCCAGGCCAACAAAGCTAATGAGAAGATTCGATTTGTCGTGTCCTCCATCTCAGACAAGGCCAATCCAGGAGCATCAATTTACTTGTACGAGGATGGAGAGCTGGTCAACACCAACTTTGAGCCTCCTGCAATACCTCATCCTCCCACGGCAGGCAGGATTAAACATGACAGCATACAACTCACGTTCAAACCATCTGACTATGGAAAGGCTGCAATAACCCACTACCGGGTGGAGTACAGATTAGTTGGGCAGGAGAGCTGGATGGGCCTGGAAACAGCAGACACACAGGGGACATTCACTGTGACAGGATTGCATGCCAACTCGGAGTACCAGTTCCGGTATGCTGCAGTGAGCAAGCCAGGGTTCAGCGCGAACAGCAACAGCAGTAACGCTGTGAAGACACTTCCCACCAGTCCCCCTAGGCAGCCTCTCCCCACTATCACAGACTCATCTGCAATAACGCTCTCCTGGGAGACACCAGCTGTTGTTGGACAAGGTGCCCGCATAAGAGAGTACCGGGTGGAGTACAGAGAGGTAGGAGATCTGAGTCACCGGGGAGAGGGAAAATGGAAAGAGCAACTGACAGGCAAGAAAGTAGAGAGCTGTAAGGTTGGGGGCCTGAAGCCTCAGACTCTCTACAGCTTCCGCGTGTCAGCTCTGTGTGCAGACATGGCTGGCAGTGACCCCAGCAAAGAGGCATCCATTATGACAGCAGAGGCAGTATCTCAGATGTTCCTCAATAACAGCTGTCTAGTAGAAAAAGGGCAGCCTACAGTTTACACCCTGCCCCTAGAGAAGGTAGAAAACAGTTTTGAATTCCCTCATTTGAAATACATGCTGGGAGCAGAGAACCTACAGGCCCCCAAAAAGGTCATCATGGTGATGGGAGCCACAGGCTCTGGGAAGACCACCCTCATCAACGGGATGATCAACTACATCCTGGGAGTGCAATGGGAAGACAGCTTCAGGTTCAAACTGATCCACGAAACCACAAACAGAAGCCAAGCAGAGAGTCAGACATCAGAAGTGATAGCCTACGAAGTGAATTTCAGAACAGGTTTCAAAGTCCCCTACAACCTGACCATAATAGACACCCCAGGATTTGGCGATACCAGGGGAATAGAGCAGGACAAACTGATAACAGAACAGATCCGGGATTCCTTCTCCACCCCAGGGGGCACCGACCAAATAGACATCATCTGCGTTGTTGTTCAAGCTTCACTTGCCCGCTTGACGCACGCCCAGAAATACGTATTTGACTCAGTGCTCTCCATCTTTGGGAAGGATGTAAAAAACAACATCCAAGTCCTGGTCACCTTTGCAGATGGGCAGACCCCGCCTGTGCTAGAAGCCATTAAAACTGCTGAGGTGCCCTGTGCCAAAGATGCCAAGGGGAACCCTGTGCATTTCAAATTCAATAATTCCTCCCTGTTTGCCCACAACGCTGGAGCAGATGACAGCAGCTCTGACTTTGATGCAATGTTCTGGAAAATGGGAGCCATCAGCATGCAGAAATTCTTTCAGTTTCTAAGCACTGTGGAAAGCAGAAGTCTAACGCTGACGAAGGAAGTCCTCCAAGAGCGGAAGGAACTCGAGGTGGCTGTAGAAGGGCTACAGCCACAAATCAAAGCTGCACTGACAAAGCTAGAGGAGCTGAAGAAAACACAAGAAACTCTGGAGCACCACAAAGATGAGATGGAGGCAAATAAGAACTTTGAATATGAGGTACAGAAAATAGTGCCTGTGCAGAAAGACATTTCTAAGACTGGGCAATACATAACAAATTGCCAAAATTGTCACTACACTTGTCACTATCCTTGCAAGATCTCAAACGATATCAACAAGCATTCCTGTGCAGCAATAGAAAAGATCTCAGGCTGTTGTACCGTGTGTCCTAGGAAGTGTTGCTGGAACAATCACTTCAATCAGAAGTATAAGTTTGAGTATGAAGTTGTAAAAGAGAAACAGACCTATGCACAGCTGAAGGAGAAGTATGAGAAGGCACACGGCAAGGTGTTATCTGCCAAGAATCTGGTTGAGAAGCTGCAAGAGGAATATAAAGAAGTGAGAGAGAGACTGCTAGGCCTCATTACTAGATCTTCAGAGAGTCTCCAGCGCCTGCAAGAAATTGCCCTGAAGCCCAACCCGCTCTCCACTCCGGAATACATTGATATGCTGATCAAGTCAGAAGAGCACGAGCTGAAGCCTGGGTACATGGAACGAATACAGTCTCTCAAGGATGTGAGGCAGGCAGCTGAAATCATACAGAAGATTGCAAATAAAGAAGAACTGTTGCCTGGAGAGAAGGCTATGTATGAGAGCATGCAAACTCAACAATCTTCTccggaaaaacaagcagaaaaaaacccatccaAAGGTTCAAAACTCAAGCTACTCAGGAGGATGACGTAA